A window of Babesia microti strain RI chromosome III, complete genome contains these coding sequences:
- a CDS encoding DDX31, DBP7, ATP-dependent RNA helicase DDX31/DBP7 (overlaps_old_locusTagID:BBM_III03930) has protein sequence MDSTNSDSSILTASSFSDITSLNPRLVTNLQHHGFSKLTKIQSLAIPILVDYKNGLICSPTGSGKTFTFLIPAVNHLLNDTATKKSRKDGTRIIIISPTRELTQQTCEIASKVTQLWPWIVVGSITGGEKKKAEKSSLRKGITLLCSTPGRMLDHLQSTASFVSNKLNCLVLDEVDRLLDMGFESKVKSIYAKLVDNADNKFQKILISATINSEVEQLATFCIGPGESFTPVNIIDKKFQVPKTLQHKYVIAPLRYKFLLLIALLIKCRKAVVFVSNCTAVDYFHNLLSVVTWPNEVLKDKQQQKEILKIKVYKIHGKISPDDRIGFMGDFTRAETGILVATDVASRGLNLHVDLVVQFDPPQQLGEYVHRSGRTARLGSTGIAVLMLLESEQGIIGLLNEKSVYPTQLSIQELYSNLYCTNFLSKYRNPKVTISFFLRHFRRLVSNDKELAILANDAYLCSVKAYRTIVPQLRHVLHFKKLHLGHMAASFNLSHTPSQAFSVKLTNNSTSKCPDSSDINSDIDDAVDSGQVLKRRKHQINNKISGKGINFGKVYTAKQRKGLKRKNNAKIEFKPSKKR, from the exons ATGGATTCTACAAATTCAGACTCTTCAATACTTACCGCTAGTTCATTTTCAGACATCACCTCACTAAACCCACGACTTGTTACTAATTTACAACATCATGGCTTTTCAAAACttacaaaaatacaatctTTGGCTATACCCATACTAGttgattataaaaatggaCTAATTTGCAGTCCTACAGGATCTGGAAAGACTTTTACATTCCTCATCCCTGCAGTAAACCATCTACTTAATGATACTGCCACTAAAAAATCCAGGAAGGATGGGACTAGG ATAATTATTATCTCGCCAACTCGAGAGTTAACACAGCAAACATGTGAAATAGCAAGTAAAGTAACTCAGCTTTGGCCTTGGATAGTCGTTGGTTCTATCACGGGCGGGGAAAAGAAAAAAGCTGAAAAATCGTCACTTAGAAAAGGTATTACCCTTCTTTGTAGCACTCCAGGTCGTATGCTAGATCATCTACAATCCACTGCTAGCTTCGTTTCcaacaaattgaattgtttagTACTAGATGAAGTTGATCGATTATTGGATATGGGATTTGAGTCCAAAGTAAAGAGTATATACGCGAAACTTGTGGATAATGCTGATAACAAATTCCAAAAAATACTCATTTCTGCCACAATCAATTCTGAAGTTGAACAACTAGCAACATTTTGCATTGGCCCTGGTGAATCTTTTACTCCTGTTAATATCATAGACAAAAAGTTTCAAGTCCCCAAAACCTTGCAACATAAATACGTCATTGCTCCACTTAGATATAAATTTCTATTGTTAATTGCACTGTTAATTAAATGCCGAAAGGCTGTTGTATTTGTATCAAATTGCACGGCTGTAGACTATTTCCACAATCTACTTAGCGTAGTGACATGGCCAAATGAGGTATTAAAGGATAAACAACAGCAAAaagaaattttaaaaataaaggTTTATAAGATTCATGGAAAAATTTCACCCGACGATCGCATTGGTTTTATGGGTGACTTTACTAGAGCTGAAACTGGCATATTGGTGGCAACTGATGTTGCCTCTAGGGGCCTAAACCTACATGTAGATCTAGTCGTTCAATTTGACCCACCTCAGCAGCTTGGAGAATATGTACACAGATCAGGTAGGACTGCCAGGCTTGGAAGTACTGGTATTGCTGTACTTATGTTACTGGAATCTGAGCAGG GAATTATTGGTTTACTGAATGAAAAATCAGTATATCCTACGCAATTATCGATACAAGAACTGTattctaatttatattgtacaaattttttatctaaatatcGCAATCCTAAGGTAACTATATCAT TTTTTTTACGCCACTTTAGACGTTTGGTATCCAACGACAAGGAATTGGCAATATTGGCAAATGATGCTTACCTTTGCAGTGTCAAGGCCTATCGCACAATTGTGCCCCAATTGAGACACGTTTTACACTTTAAAAAGTTACATTTAGGCCACATGGCCGCATCTTTCAACCTTTCCCATACCCCATCACAGGCTTTTAGTGTCAAATTGACCAATAATAGCACTTCTAAATGTCCAGATAGTTCAGATATCAATTCAGACATAGATGATGCCGTTGATTCAGGCCAAGTATTAAAGAGACGTAAACAccaaattaacaataaaattagtgGTAAAGGCatcaattttggaaaagTTTATACTGCAAAACAAAGAAAAGGCCTTAAGAGGAAAAATAATGccaaaattgaatttaaacCAAGTAAAAAAAGATAA
- a CDS encoding nucleoporin NUP116/NSP116, putative (NUP116) (overlaps_old_locusTagID:BBM_III03935), with translation MHPAIHVESILKMPRTTVQLNKNNKKAAALINTFFNRTDSLFSFENQPEKSTADASNTSDPDYLSPDNANKQSGIYENTPNNDANIDVRALDDCAVKITDCGIYQNQDISPKNSFSSTAVSDHEDSDNNTHVYDNKQLNDTIKAKTQCSVNDSESGALVHSGFVAKMAHNLDEMSLKRNQNKSNNIEGVNAKNVVKKASDEIGQCVREIECFKQEICMLKNEIDKLKLEIKQYKKDNCQQKVAECKQKIEVFQREILEKRKAITHDIDPSETSIEMFNNNNQDDEQFDDCQCEAKGEECKDYETNCNDNGADEACGSSEEILYNDNQHINDDQHINDVNLIVEQNINDENNLANSTYNCDECYHEEVENVSHQYNLERLDATVVNEGILKKKMRGAEGDEDEENGTDMKENCVDGVKSDNEENDFGKIGSENLFNDNKYVCSEECRDMYDDVCKEASNEIEIVDKGSITEMENNEKLPEIASLENDLNTTISSSVNTETQIQTHDNDAAPCTPYNDPTSSYHGIVDSVDSVSPLKTLSKDLNSNSTFDFENSEAKNADDMARSCPITIDAKAGDSTSCQITDEGIFENKPAATSGAHVRSGSSGVQKMDSGTYENQPSATSGAHVRSGTSGVQKMDSGTYENQPSATSGAHVRSGSSGVQKMDSGTYENQPSATSTAHVRSGSSGVQKMDSGTYENQPSATSTAHVRSGSSGVQKMDSGTYENQPSATSGAHVRSGTSGVQKMDSGTYENQPSATSGAHVRSGTSGVQKMDSGTYENQPSATSGAHVRSGSSGVQKMDSGTYENQPSATSTAHVRSGTSGVQKMDSGTYENQPSATSIAHFSSSIPNTQKVYSGTFENEPSQHIMRSRTNQKTSQQHNPISTPAPVGDTAIDGTFTHTNDITASPPASQPS, from the exons ATGCACCCTGCTATACACGTGGAGTCTATACTCAAAATGCCTAGAACAACTGTACAACtgaacaaaaataataaaaaagcTGCTGCACTTAtaaacacattttttaaccGCACTGACTCACTGTTTTCTTTTGAAAATCAGCCGGAAAAGTCAACAGCCGATGCATCGAATACAAGTGACCCGGATTATTTATCACCAGATAATGCAAATAAACAATCGGGTATATATGAAAATACCCCAAATAATGACGCAAATATTGACGTTCGTGCTCTTGATGATTGTGCAGTAAAAATAACTGACTGTGGAATCTATCAAAATCAGGATATCTCACCCAAAAATTCTTTCTCCAGTACGGCGGTCTCGGACCACGAAGACTCTGATAATAACACCCATGTCTACGACAATAAACAACTAAACGATACAATAAAGGCAAAAACACAATGCTCTGTTAATGATAGTGAATCTGGTGCTCTGGTTCATAGTGGCTTCGTCGCCAAAATGGCCCATAACTTGGACGAAATGTCTTTGAAACGCAATCAGAATAAAAGCAACAATATTGAAGGTGTTAATGCTAAAAATGTAGTTAAAAAAGCTTCTGATGAAATTGGACAGTGCGTTAGGGAGATTGAATGCTTCAAGCAGGAAATATGCATGTTAAAGAATGAAATAGATAAACTGAAGTTagaaattaaacaatacaaAAAGGATAACTGTCAACAAAAGGTGGCAGAGTGCAAACAAAAAATAGAAGTGTTCCAAAGGGaaattttagaaaaaaGAAAGGCCATCACACACGACATAGACCCAAGTGAAACAAGCATCGAAATgttcaataataataaccAAGACGATGAACAAT TTGATGACTGCCAATGCGAGGCAAAGGGGGAAGAATGTAAAGATTATGAAACTAATTGTAATGACAATGGTGCTGACGAGGCATGTGGCTCAAGCgaagaaattttatataatgataatcAACATATTAATGACGATCAGCATATTAATGAtgttaatttaattgtgGAACAAAATATAAACGATGAAAATAATCTAGCAAATTCAACATATAATTGTGATGAATGTTACCATGAAGAAGTTGAAAATGTTAGCCATCAATATAACCTTGAACGCCTAGATGCCACGGTCGTCAATGAAGGCATTTTGAAGAAAAAAATGCGAGGGGCTGAAGGAGATGAGGATGAAGAGAATGGTACTGATATGAAAGAAAATTGTGTAGATGGTGTTAAGTCTGATAATGAAGAAAATGATTTTGGGAAAATAGGAAGCGAAAATctttttaatgataataaatatgtgtgCAGTGAAGAATGCCGAGATATGTATGATGATGTGTGCAAAGAGGCGTCCAATGAGATAGAAATAGTTGACAAGGGATCAATCACGGAGATGGAAAACAACGAAAAATTACCGGAAATAGCCTCATTGGAAAACGACTTAAACACAACAATCTCAAGTAGTGTTAACACTGAAACACAGATACAAACACACGACAATGACGCCGCACCATGCACTCCATACAATGACCCGACATCATCCTACCATGGCATTGTTGACAGTGTAGATTCGGTATCTCCACTGAAAACACTATCTAAAGatttaaattcaaattcaacatttgattttgaaaattctGAAGCAAAAAACGCTGACGATATGGCCAGATCATGCCCTATAACAATAGACGCCAAGGCAGGCGATTCTACTTCGTGCCAAATTACGGACGAAGGGATATTCGAAAATAAACCTGCTGCTACTTCAGGTGCACACGTAAGATCTGGTTCATCTGGagtgcaaaaaatggataGTGGTACTTATGAGAACCAACCCTCAGCCACTTCAGGTGCACACGTAAGGTCTGGCACATCTGGagtgcaaaaaatggataGTGGTACTTATGAGAACCAACCCTCAGCCACTTCAGGTGCACACGTAAGATCTGGTTCATCTGGagtgcaaaaaatggataGTGGTACTTATGAGAACCAACCCTCAGCCACTTCAACTGCACATGTAAGGTCTGGTTCATCTGGagtgcaaaaaatggataGTGGTACTTATGAGAACCAACCCTCAGCCACTTCAACTGCACATGTAAGGTCTGGTTCATCTGGagtgcaaaaaatggataGTGGTACTTATGAGAACCAACCCTCAGCCACTTCAGGTGCACACGTAAGGTCTGGCACATCTGGagtgcaaaaaatggataGTGGTACTTATGAGAACCAACCCTCAGCCACTTCAGGTGCACACGTAAGGTCTGGCACATCTGGagtgcaaaaaatggataGTGGTACTTATGAGAACCAACCCTCAGCCACTTCAGGTGCACACGTAAGATCTGGTTCATCTGGagtgcaaaaaatggataGTGGTACTTATGAGAACCAACCCTCAGCCACTTCAACTGCACACGTAAGATCTGGCACATCTGGagtgcaaaaaatggataGTGGTACTTATGAGAACCAACCCTCAGCCACTTCAATTGCACACTTTAGTTCCAGTATACCTAATACACAGAAAGTATACAGCGGTACATTTGAAAATGAGCCCTCTCAGCATATAATGCGTTCTAGGACCAATCAGAAAACTTCACAG CAACACAACCCCATCAGTACACCAGCACCAGTTGGAGACACTGCAATCGACGGCACATTTACCCACACCAATGACATCACAGCCAGCCCCCCCGCCTCACAACCCAGCTAA
- a CDS encoding hypothetical protein (overlaps_old_locusTagID:BBM_III03940), whose translation MNVSDPCLSLEWVEFNDTVRNRMFDCLYLTNPYLAKYLNVIRASNNYLGLVCEYYSVNLSNYHCYPVSINLFNVCKQILLGLEYLNSKGIYHRQLSLQCVLIDNFNNVKLGRYALSLIEFDMHTFLDNILYLSPETVVYQPLNIGIDVSNDIWSLGIILLQLLDITYSELLSSLSKINLTHAANIAMTIIYHKLITISLTKGVSFSTIGLNIEAIKPYFCDFYTHLIPRLRNWYNESEISVIENLSILDELLKFITGYNIIQRYHKQLTCNDYPSHIKILCICYKCLIINTSYRPTASQLLEDFYTTLQSDNQYNATNSTFTDIFELFLHSNIAKYNTLVPSKYHCNSPYKIKCPEGLRLLRKLRSDNTITPIAGIYALTIRPSCGYSRRVAQLYNWLRMFRFDHVLTHYNEFRKISLAEARIDFPVSHRLIVYLIALDIINFDTSSNFTQSVNINQQLHQANYSINNQLSNSRVKIAINYLLNTNNEISYYPGLEDICCVITSITDNQQVINELFCAIVTKFVKPFYCSSFDAINQLIDKFDRFLRFFDPELYYHLVNLDFKCNSFLIEWLATLFSHILSLDKLLLCWDYIIVQGTKYQDYILYIALAMIYSCKSYIVSSSDTNQLMKSINIGMLFVHIPMVASMATRLASINNYFNAGMCKNITIINEFCNDHNSLKMFEKRPMELLSLNDICGIDLHKLYCIVVIGTDEFYEMFLSKYKYPLVQFQKIDV comes from the exons ATGAATGTTTCTGATCCATGTTTATCATTGGAATGGGTTGAATTTAATGACACAGTTCGTAATCGCATGTTTGACTGTTTATACTTAACTAATCCATATCTagcaaaatatttaaatgtcATAAGAGCTTCAAACAATTACTTGGGACTTGTTTGTGAATACTATtctgtaaatttatcaaattatcattgcTACCCTGTGTCTATTAACTTGTTCAATGTATGTAAGCAAATATTGCTTGGTTTGGAATATTTGAATTCAAAGGGTATATACCATCGCCAATTATCTCTTCAGTGTGTTctaattgacaattttaacaatgTAAAACTGGGACGATACGCTTTGTCTCttattgaatttgacaTGCATACTTTTTTAgacaatattttatatctaTCTCCAGAAACTGTTGTTTATCAGCCACTTAACATAGGTATAGATGTTTCTAATGACATTTGGTCTCTTGGTATTATATTGTTGCAACTGTTGGACATAACTTATTCGGAATTACTCAGTTCTTTATCGAAAATAAACCTAACTCATGCCGCAAACATTGCCatgacaattatatatcacaaGCTGATAACTATATCTTTAACTAAAGGAGTGTCTTTTTCCACAATTGGGCTTAATATTGAAGCTATTAAGCCATATTTTTGTGATTTTTATACGCATTTAATTCCTAGACTAAGGAATTGGTACAATGAATCTGAAATTTCTGTGATAGAGAATCTTTCGATTCTCGACGAATTATTAAAGTTCATAACAGGCTATAACATAATACAACGATATCACAAGCAATTAACTTGTAACGATTATCCATCACACATTAAAATACTAtgtatttgttataaatgcTTGATAATCAATACTAGTTACCGTCCAACAGCATCACAACTTTTAGAAGATTTTTATACGACATTACAATCTGATAACCAATATAATGCAACTAATTCAACATTTAccgatatttttgaattgtttttaCACTCAAACATCGCCAAATACAACACTCTTGTGCCCTCAAAATACCATTGCAATTCaccatataaaattaaatgtcCTGAAGGTTTGAGATTACTCAGAAAATTGAGAAGTGATAATACAATTACTCCCATTGCTGGAATTTATGCCTTGACCATTAGGCCCTCCTGTGGCTATTCCAGGCGTGTTGctcaattatacaattggCTTAGAATGTTTCGATTTGATCATGTTCTCACTCATTACAACGAATTTCGCAAAATATCTCTAGCTGAGGCTCGGATTGATTTTCCAGTGTCACACAGATTGATTGTCTATCTTATCGCTTTggatattatcaattttgatacatcaagtaattttacacaatctGTTAATATTAATCAACAGTTGCACCAG GCAAATTATTCgattaataatcaattatcaaattcacgTGTCAAGATCGCAATAAATTACCTACTCAATACcaataatgaaatttcCTATTATCC tgGTCTGGAGGATATTTGTTGTGTGATTACTTCAATCACTGATAACCAGCAGGTCATTAACGAGTTATTCTGTGCGATTGtcacaaaatttgtaaagCCATTTTACTGCAGTTCCTTTGACGCTATCAATCAATTGATCGATAAGTTTGACCGTTTTTTACGTTTCTTTGACCCTGAACTTTATTATCATCTAGTAAATCTTGATTTCAAGTGCAATTCGTTTCTGATAGAGTGGTTGGCAACCTTGTTTAGCCACATATTATCACTCGATAAGTTGCTACTGTGCTGGGATTATATTATTGTCCAGGGCACAAAGTATCAGGATTATATCCTATACATTGCGTTGGCTATGATTTACAGTTGTAAATCATATATAGTATCATCCAGTGATACAAACCAATTGATGAAGTCAATTAACATAGGGATGTTGTTTGTACATATTCCCATGGTCGCTAGCATGGCCACGAGATTAGCTTctataaacaattattttaatgcTGGAATGTGCAAAAACATTACGATAATCAACGAATTTTGCAATGACCATAATAGCCTCAAAATGTTCGAAAAGCGCCCGATGGAGCTATTGTCCCttaatgatatttgtgGTATTGATTTGCATAAATTGTACTGTATAGTTGTGATTGGCACTGATGAATTTTACGAAATGTTTTTAtctaaatacaaatatccaTTGGTACAATTTCAGAAAATTGACGTTTAA
- a CDS encoding hypothetical protein (overlaps_old_locusTagID:BBM_III03945), producing the protein MLCMILFFNAALSFVVQYYKQNVYVPIHTTTQFAFKCTTNLPKAISSDWEWKNDHLNMSGPWTMFLPKSISDIPLIISNNEINPTMLFLDPSGRVSSTESGSTNSGFFLLDSMPSESLSDGRRFACVLASGFRYHNLRLVLLGRVFMSNKPIISELNNIIQLKSAIFIGHAFIEHYENKDRDEILHRLRHRISMVDIHYNEIDPINWKFVSMDGIGNPLRNLYGNDNWRWLGPTIGYRMLQDTKNDYFDKQTHMYHSNTAQNTYNYFDPEISEAPKIADVNKILGNIFNKAFATKCTINKPLNCDKIIEELCKLAAEGPDHYKKKFK; encoded by the exons ATGTTATGTATGATTCTTTTTTTTAATGCAGCTCTCTCATTTGTAGTTCAATATTACAAACAGAATGTATATGTACCCATTCATACAACCACTCAATTTGCATTTAAATGTACAACGAATTTACCTAAAGCTATCAGTAGTGACTGGGAATGGAAGAATGACCATCTAAACATGAGTGGTCCTTGGACCATGTTTCTACCCAAATCTATATCAGATATACCACTAATAATCTCCAATAACGAGATAAATCCCACCATGCTATTCCTCGACCCCTCTGGTAGAGTTTCATCAACTGAATCTGGTTCTACAAATTCTGGATTTTTCCTATTAGATTCTATGCCTAGTGAATCTTTATCGGATGGGAGAAGATTTGCTTGTGTTTTAGCCAGTGGCTTCAGGTATCACAACCTAAGGCTTGTGCTGCTGGGTAGGGTATTCATGTCTAACAAACCAATAATAAGCGAgttaaacaatataatacaaCTAAAATCGGCGATTTTCATAGGTCATGCCTTCATTGAACATTAt GAAAATAAGGACAGAGATGAAATATTGCACCGTCTAAGACATAGAATTTCAATGGTGGACATTCACTACAATGAAATAGATCCcataaattggaaattcGTTTCAATGGACGGAATTGGCAATCCACTCAGGAATCTTTACGGAAATGACAATTGGCGTTGGTTGGGACCAACAATCGGTTATAGAATGTTACAAGACACAAAAAACGACTATTTCGACAAGCAAACACACATGTACCATAGTAATACAGCTCAAAACACTTATAACTATTTCGATCCAGAAATATCGGAAGCACCAAAGATTGCAGatgttaataaaatattgggaaatatattcaataaagCCTTTGCCACTAAGTGTACTATTAATAAACCATTGAattgtgataaaattattgaagaG TTGTGCAAACTGGCTGCCGAAGGTCCGGATCATtataaaaaaaaatttaaataa
- a CDS encoding HIV Tat-specific factor 1 (overlaps_old_locusTagID:BBM_III03945;~overlaps_old_locusTagID:BBM_III03950), which produces MVQAADVPDDTLEATNISHIGDSDYSDNACEWFIALPDRVKGPFSANKIRQMFEDCEIDGLTSVWRKDTNDWIPLGKDKILKAHIGRIEIQDEDIDNKDPDENDHLKFDKFKSDEKNYHVTDGSEPAGNGVEIVGNDILSKICTMDSPLCNNDATTREMIKKIDTEENEAKVIEKFKKQKYLKRKRERIERGEFIASKKNYSVYITGLPKDVTSDELQSVFRKAGVIKIDPITTLPKVKIYRDECDVPKGDATITFLNRESVSLCLKYFDDYYFRPNVKIHVEEAQFKANMDKKRPYIDPKLRKKKFLAAKYEAQRISSWKDEMDDGTGRRVVIAKPMFSLEQAKKYTKGDEFYEKLRHEVYEEVIKFAEVDKITPMSRHPQGIVCLKFKTAKDAEIFIAAFKDRLFDGNKLDVYFYDGKTDLAAQCLPEPDVKDNNMSDSGSDSDYYYNKYEENSNYYEDNEDKNNTSDRSFGDEECSNTRVERFDKMSNKTASNDIDDYLNKLID; this is translated from the exons ATGGTTCAAGCAGCAGATGTCCCAGATGATACCCTTGAGGCTACCAATATTTCACATATTGGCGACTCAGATTATAGTGATAATGCTTGTGAATGGTTCATAGCCTTGCCTGATCGAGTTAAGGGACCTTTCAGtgcaaataaaattaggCAAATGTTTGAGGATTGTGAAATTGATGGACTTACATCTGTTTGGAGAAAGGATACTAATGATTGGATCCCTTTGGGTAAAGATAAAATTCTGAAAGCTCATATTGGTCGGATTGAGATACAAGATGAggatattgataataaagATCCTGATGAAAACGATCATcttaaatttgataaatttaaatcaGATGAAAAAAACTACCATGTTACTGATGGATCGGAACCTGCCGGTAATGGTGTAGAAATTGTGggaaatgatatattatctaaaaTATGTACAATGGATTCTCCGCTTTGTAACAATGATGCTACGACACGGGAAATGATCAAAAAGATTGACACTGAGGAGAATGAGGCAAAAGTTATAGagaaattcaaaaaacaaaaatacCTTAAGCGTAAGAGAGAGAGAATTGAACGTGGTGAATTTATCGCGTCAAAGAAAAATTATAGCGTTTACATAACTGGTTTGCCTAAGGATGTAACCAGCGATGAGTTACAATCAGTATTTAGAAAGGCCGGTGTCATAAAGATTGACCCAATTACTACATTACCAAAAGTTAAAATATATCGTGACGAATGTGATGTACCAAAGGGAGATGCAACAATTACATTTCTCAATCGCGAATCAGTGTCCCTGTGCCTTAAATACTTTGATGACTACTATTTCCGACCTAACGTCAAAATACATGTAGAAGAA GCTCAATTTAAGGCGAATATGGATAAGAAACGGCCTTATATTGATCCAAAACTTAGGAAGAAGAAGTTTTTAGCCGCTAAATATGAGGCTCAGAG AATCTCTTCTTGGAAAGACGAAATGGACGATGGCACAGGACGTCGTGTTGTAATTGCAAAACCAATGTTCTCTCTGGAGCAAGCAAAGAAATATACTAAAGGGGATGAATTTTACGAGAAACTTCGCCATGAAGTTTATGAAGAGGTTATAAAGTTTGCTGAAGTTGACAAAATTACTCCCATGTCCAGACATCCTCAAGGAATAGTCTGTCTCAAATTCAAAACTGCTAAAGATGCCGAAATATTCATTGCAGCATTCAAAGACAGGTTATTTGACGGAAATAAGTTGGATGTATACTTTTATGATGGTAAGACTGATCTGGCAGCCCAATGCTTGCCAGAACCTGATGTAAAAGATAACAATATGAGTGACAGTGGCAGCGACAGTGACTATTACTATAACAAATATGAAGAAAACAGCAATTACTATGAGGATAATGAagacaaaaataataccaGCGATAGAAGTTTTGGCGATGAGGAGTGTAGTAACACTCGTGTTGAACGGTTTGACAAAATGTCTAATAAAACTGCGAGCAATGACATAGATGATTACCTAAACAAGCTAATTGATTAA
- a CDS encoding signal recognition particle subunit SRP9 (SRP9) (overlaps_old_locusTagID:BBM_III03955) yields MGYAMTFYENFSEFLAAAKELYASNPTKTRYSIKLKKGDPETIVKVTNDLQCHKIRINRDSHSRRLDQLSELFMNWATIDIVDIESLPLKIEPAKKSAKVWNKKK; encoded by the exons ATGGGCTATGCTATGACTTtctatgaaaatttttcgGAATTTTTAGCAGCAGCCAAGGAACTATATGCTTCTAATCCCACTAAG ACACGCTACAGTATTAAGTTAAAGAAAGGAGACCCTGAGACAATAGTTAAGGTTACAAATGATTTGCAG TGCCATAAAATACGTATTAATAGAGATAGTCATTCGAGAAGATTGGATCAATTATCTGAACTTTTCATGAATTGGGCCACTATAGATATTGTAGATATAGAATCTTTGCCATTAAAAATTGAGCCCGCTAAAAAATCTGCTAAAGTTTGGAACAAAAAGAAATAA